The following are encoded in a window of Carettochelys insculpta isolate YL-2023 chromosome 30, ASM3395843v1, whole genome shotgun sequence genomic DNA:
- the PPP2R1A gene encoding serine/threonine-protein phosphatase 2A 65 kDa regulatory subunit A alpha isoform has product MAAADGDDSLYPIAVLIDELRNEDVQLRLNSIKKLSTIALALGVERTRSELLPFLTDTIYDEDEVLLALAEQLGTFTALVGGPEYVHCLLPPLESLATVEETVVRDKAVESLRAISHEHSPSDLEGHFVPLVKRLAGGDWFTSRTSACGLFSVCYPRVSSSVKAELRQYFRNLCSDDTPMVRRAAASKLGEFAKVLELEHVKGEIIPMFSNLASDEQDSVRLLAVEACVNIAQLLPQEDLESLVMPTLRQAAEDKSWRVRYMVADKFTELQKAVGPEITKTDLVPAFQNLMKDCEAEVRAAASHKVKEFCENLSADCRENVIMTQILPCIKELVSDANQHVKSALASVIMGLSPILGKDNTIEHLLPLFLAQLKDECPEVRLNIISNLDCVNEVIGIRQLSQSLLPAIVELAEDAKWRVRLAIIEYMPLLAGQLGVEFFDEKLNSLCMAWLVDHVYAIREAATSNLKKLVEKFGKDWAHATIIPKVLAMSNDPNYLHRMTTLFCINVLSEVCGQEITTKHMLPTVLRMAGDAVANVRFNVAKSLQKIGPILDNSTLQNEVKPVLEKLTQDQDVDVKYFAQEALTVLALA; this is encoded by the exons ATGGCGGCTGCCGACGGAGATGACTCGCTCTACCCCATCGCGGTGCTGATCGACGAGCTGCGCAACGAGGACGTGCAG ctACGTCTCAACAGCATCAAGAAGCTTTCCACCATCGCCTTGGCCCTTGGAGTGGAGAGGACCCGCAGCGAGCTCCTGCCTTTCCTCACGG ACACGATTTACGATGAGGACGAGGTGCTGCTGGCTTTGGCTGAACAGCTGGGCACCTTCACCGCTCTGGTCGGAGGGCCCGAGTATGTGCACTGCCTGCTG CCCCCCCTGGAGAGCCTGGCAACAGTGGAGGAGACCGTGGTGCGGGACAAGGCGGTGGAGTCCCTGCGTGCCATCTCCCATGAGCACTCGCCCTCAGACCTGGAGGGACACTTTGTGCCCCTGGTGAAGCGCCTGGCGGGGGGTGACTGGTTCACCTCCCGCACCTCGGCCTGTGGCCTCTTCAGCGTCTGCTACCCTCGTGTCTCCAGCTCGGTCAAGGCAGAGCTCCGGCA gtacTTCCGGAATCTGTGCTCCGACGACACCCCCATGGTGAggcgggcagcagcctccaagtTGGGCGAGTTCGCCAAAGTGCTGGAACTGGAACACGTGAAGGGTGAAATTATCCCCATGTTCTCCAACCTGGCCTCCGACGAGCAG GATTCTGTGCGCTTACTGGCCGTGGAGGCTTGTGTCAATATCGCTCAGCTCTTGCCCCAGGAGGACCTGGAGTCCTTGGTAATGCCTACGCTACGGCAAGCGGCTGAGGACAAATCATGGCGGGTCCGGTACATGGTGGCTGATAAGTTTACAGAG CTCCAGAAAGCCGTGGGGCCGGAGATCACCAAGACTGACCTAGTGCCGGCTTTCCAGAACCTCATGAAGGACTGCGAGGCTGAGGTGCGGGCCGCCGCCTCCCACAAGGTCAAAG AGTTCTGCGAGAACCTCTCAGCTGACTGCCGAGAGAACGTCATCATGACCCAGATACTGCCCTGCATCAAG gagctggtgtCGGACGCCAATCAGCATGTCAAATCAGCGCTGGCCTCCGTCATCATGGGGCTGTCGCCCATCCTGGGCAAGGACAACACCATCGAGCACCTTCTGCCGCTCTTCCTGGCGCAGCTCAAAGATGAG tGCCCCGAGGTTCGGCTCAACATCATCTCCAATCTGGACTGCGTGAACGAGGTGATTGGCATCCGGCAGctctcccagtctctgctgccagccatcgtggagctggcagaggacgCCAAGTGGCGCGTGCGGCTGGCCATCATCGAGTACATGCCCCTGCTGGCCGGGCAGctg GGGGTGGAGTTCTTTGACGAGAAGCTGAACTCGCTATGCATGGCCTGGCTGGTGGATCACG TCTATGCCATCCGGGAGGCGGCCACCAGCAACCTGAAAAAACTAGTGGAGAAGTTTGGCAAAGACTGGGCACACGCCACCATCATTCCCAAGGTGCTGGCCATGTCCAACGACCCCAACTACCTGCACCGCATGACCACGCTCTTCTGCATCAAC gtgcTGTCAGAGGTGTGCGGGCAGGAGATCACCACCAAGCACATGCTGCCCACGGTGCTGCGCATGGCAGGCGATGCCGTCGCCAACGTCCGCTTCAACGTGGCCAAGTCCCTGCAGAAAATAGGACCAATCCTGGACAACAG caccctgcagaATGAGGTGAAGCCGGTGCTGGAGAAGCTCACACAGGACCAGGACGTGGATGTGAAATACTTCGCACAGGAGGCCT